Proteins from a genomic interval of Cyprinus carpio isolate SPL01 chromosome A21, ASM1834038v1, whole genome shotgun sequence:
- the mapk10 gene encoding mitogen-activated protein kinase 10 isoform X8, protein MSKSKVDNQFYSVEVGDSTFTVLKRYQNLKPIGSGAQGIVCAGYDAVLDRNVAIKKLSRPFQNQTHAKRAYRELVLMKCVNHKNIISLLNVFTPQKSLEEFQDVYLVMELMDANLCQVIQMELDHERMSYLLYQMLCGIKHLHSAGIIHRDLKPSNIVVKSDCTLKILDFGLARTAGTSFMMTPYVVTRYYRAPEVILGMGYKENVDIWSVGCIMGEMVRHKILFPGRDYIDQWNKVIEQLGTPSPEFMKKLQPTVRNYVENRPKYAGLTFPKLFPDCLFPADSEHNKLKASQARDLLSKMLIIDPAKRISVDEALQHPYINVWYDPAEVEAARNQPISMPPPQIYDKQLDEREHSIDEWKELIYKEVMNFEERTKNGVVKGQPSPSGAAMNSSESLPPSSSVNDISSMSTDQTLASDTDSSLETSAGPLGCCR, encoded by the exons tgCTGGATATGATGCCGTCCTGGACAGAAATGTGGCCATTAAGAAACTCAGCAGACCTTTTCAGAACCAGACTCATGCTAAGAGAGCATACAGGGAGCTGGTGCTTATGAAATGTGTCAATCACAAAAAC ATCATCAGCTTATTAAATGTCTTCACACCACAGAAGTCTTTAGAGGAATTCCAAGATGT TTACCTGGTCATGGAGCTGATGGACGCAAACCTTTGCCAGGTGATTCAGATGGAATTGGACCACGAGAGGATGTCCTACCTGCTGTACCAGATGTTGTGTGGAATCAAACACCTGCACTCAGCCGGCATCATCCACAGG GATCTGAAACCTAGCAATATTGTGGTGAAATCTGACTGTACGCTGAAGATCTTGGACTTTGGGTTGGCGAGAACTGCTGGCACTAGCTTTATGATGACGCCCTACGTGGTGACGCGGTACTACAGGGCCCCGGAGGTCATCCTGGGCATGGGCTACAAGGAAAACG TGGATATTTGGTCAGTTGGTTGCATCATGGGAGAAATGGTGCGCCACAAAATCCTATTTCCCGGCAGGGATT ACATTGACCAATGGAATAAGGTTATAGAGCAGCTTGGCACGCCCTCTCCTGAGTTCATGAAGAAATTGCAGCCAACAGTGCGTAACTACGTGGAGAACAGGCCAAAATACGCCGGCCTGACCTTCCCCAAACTCTTCCCTGATTGCCTCTTCCCTGCAGACTCGGAGCACAACAAACTCAAAG CTAGTCAGGCCAGAGACCTGCTGTCTAAGATGTTGATCATTGATCCCGCTAAGCGGATATCAGTGGACGAGGCCCTGCAGCACCCCTACATCAACGTGTGGTACGACCCGGCCGAGGTGGAGGCA GCCAGGAATCAGCCGATATCTATG cctCCTCCACAGATCTATGATAAACAGCTAGATGAGAGGGAACACTCGATTGATGAATGGAAAG AGCTCATCTATAAAGAGGTGATGAACTTCGAGGAGAGAACAAAGAATGGTGTGGTGAAGGGACAGCCCTCTCCCTCAG GTGCAGCCATGAACAGCAGCGAGAGCCTCCCCCCCTCCTCCTCCGTCAACGACATCTCCTCCATGTCCACCGACCAGACCCTGGCCTCCGATACCGACAGCAGCCTGGAGACCTCCGCCGGACCGCTGGGGTGCTGCAGGTGA